One segment of Pseudodesulfovibrio sp. 5S69 DNA contains the following:
- a CDS encoding YegP family protein: MAGKFERKQAKDEQWMFNLKAGNGQVILTSELYTTKAACNNGIASVQANSPLDERYERKESKRGEPYFVLKAANHQIIGKSEMYSSNAAMENGIESVKTNGSTEVIEDV, translated from the coding sequence ATGGCAGGCAAATTCGAACGCAAGCAGGCAAAGGACGAGCAGTGGATGTTCAACCTCAAGGCGGGCAACGGCCAGGTCATCCTGACCAGCGAGCTCTACACCACCAAGGCGGCCTGCAACAACGGCATCGCCAGCGTGCAGGCCAACAGCCCGCTCGACGAGCGCTACGAACGCAAGGAGTCCAAGAGAGGCGAGCCCTATTTCGTGCTCAAGGCCGCGAACCACCAGATCATCGGCAAGAGCGAGATGTATTCCTCCAACGCGGCCATGGAGAACGGCATCGAGTCGGTCAAGACCAACGGCTCGACCGAGGTCATCGAGGACGTCTAG
- a CDS encoding BPL-N domain-containing protein has product MSSIHIYWDESHFWGLLAVRALTAWGVPHRLVRGSEIADGALAGKFGEVPKALFVPGGRAKGKADRLGARGMDAIRDYVRGGGTYLGFCGGAGLALSTPFGLGLSPWTRKGYRNRLHHFLSGHVHASLDTTSDLVPDAMDSGLLPVWWPGRFDPVDPSVRVLARYGKPGPDFWVADLNLATLPKGTMADWETLYGVNLNPDFMEGSPVVATNGFGQGRVILSYAHLETPASDQANRWFSHILGRVLGEPASAAAERGPVPAWDVAARQIVWEDAVLIRARRIMEEIIRTGSEHFLLFWRNPWLLGWRRGIPGAGVNTLYSLICESLAAEPNDTALRFWQEHRDRFRVLMDLLGNGLTGYLLAERLAMTVFHSDSGAVSKEGLREQRRALFGLPPEPGGIYADLAGLLEELYWRLSLRQDT; this is encoded by the coding sequence ATGTCAAGCATACATATATATTGGGACGAATCGCACTTCTGGGGGCTGCTGGCCGTCCGGGCCCTGACGGCCTGGGGCGTGCCCCACCGGCTGGTGCGCGGCTCAGAAATAGCCGATGGCGCGCTCGCTGGCAAGTTCGGCGAAGTCCCGAAGGCGCTCTTCGTGCCCGGCGGCCGGGCCAAGGGCAAGGCCGACCGGCTGGGCGCGCGCGGCATGGACGCGATCCGCGACTACGTGCGCGGGGGCGGCACCTATCTCGGCTTCTGCGGCGGGGCCGGGCTGGCCCTGTCCACCCCCTTCGGCCTGGGCCTCTCGCCCTGGACGCGCAAGGGATACCGCAACCGGCTGCATCACTTTCTCTCGGGCCACGTGCATGCGAGCCTGGACACGACGAGCGACCTGGTCCCGGACGCCATGGACAGTGGTCTGCTCCCGGTCTGGTGGCCGGGCCGGTTCGATCCGGTGGACCCGTCGGTCCGGGTGCTGGCCCGCTACGGCAAGCCCGGCCCGGACTTCTGGGTGGCGGACCTCAACCTGGCCACCCTGCCCAAGGGGACCATGGCCGACTGGGAGACCCTGTACGGCGTGAACCTGAACCCGGACTTCATGGAGGGCTCGCCGGTGGTGGCGACCAACGGGTTCGGGCAGGGCCGGGTGATCCTGAGCTACGCCCACCTGGAGACTCCCGCCTCGGACCAGGCCAACCGCTGGTTTTCGCACATCCTCGGCCGGGTGCTCGGCGAGCCCGCATCCGCCGCGGCCGAGCGCGGCCCGGTCCCGGCCTGGGACGTGGCCGCCCGCCAGATCGTCTGGGAGGACGCGGTGCTCATCCGCGCCCGCCGGATCATGGAGGAGATCATCCGCACCGGGTCCGAGCACTTCCTGCTCTTCTGGCGCAACCCCTGGCTGCTCGGCTGGCGGCGCGGCATCCCCGGCGCGGGCGTGAACACCCTGTACTCGCTCATCTGCGAATCCCTAGCCGCCGAACCGAACGACACCGCGCTACGCTTTTGGCAGGAACACCGCGACCGCTTCCGGGTGCTCATGGACCTGCTCGGCAACGGGCTGACCGGCTACCTCCTGGCCGAGCGGCTGGCCATGACCGTGTTCCACTCGGACTCGGGCGCGGTCTCCAAGGAGGGCCTCAGGGAGCAACGCCGGGCCCTGTTCGGCCTGCCCCCGGAACCGGGCGGCATCTACGCCGACCTGGCCGGACTGCTCGAAGAGCTGTACTGGCGGCTGTCCCTCCGGCAGGACACGTAA
- a CDS encoding FapA family protein — protein MTDEETLKTCPEAIFRFAMSEDGMKLGVNRYFPPNGGEEPSVALLKAQVAACGVRLPVDEDAARRIVEAVRTGGDFRGITLVRGIPPREPREATLAGLGDLEFPVFPDDRFLRFRPPAKAADGETIDGRPIHPSGTFTPKPVKVETGENVAWDAAAEAYYSLVWGMAHIRDNVVSVTPVAHITHDEVEVVGTIYHKDFRGERITAERIEKQLRDMGVLIPVDLEALAAKLRQAADMNMPLPNQVLVKGAHPVPGRDGWLESLVATREETGTEDAAGRLDFRDRGVYPMVNTGQIIGRLHPPTAGEGGIDIYGKTIPAHAGRELRIHLGENVLPQNDGVTYTSKAQGVAVMEQNTLSVTQCLVVQGNVDLNSGNVKVEHGSVKVLGSVQAGFSVSAPKHVLVEGSIESAAVYAGGLVEVKGGILMPDGGEIVCDGRVIANYAVGARIRARHDVLIANEIQNSVIRTDGRLIALSGKGTVQGGVILARKGIEVNELGSELGVATTVGIIVEEAEDEKLREERSRVVQAIKKIDATLGTEPPEVLLARTPESKRPALAEIIKHREALVQRREALSGKIHRLLLRHQAEMQGVTVKVKKFVHPGTMITFGKHRKKVEKRLEASTFYWDEEKRDIVYR, from the coding sequence ATGACGGATGAAGAGACTCTGAAAACGTGTCCCGAAGCGATCTTCCGCTTCGCCATGTCCGAGGACGGCATGAAGCTGGGCGTCAACCGGTACTTCCCGCCCAACGGCGGGGAAGAGCCGAGCGTGGCCCTGCTCAAGGCCCAGGTGGCCGCCTGCGGAGTCCGGTTGCCCGTGGACGAGGACGCCGCCAGGCGCATCGTGGAGGCGGTCAGGACCGGGGGCGATTTTCGGGGCATCACCCTGGTTCGGGGCATCCCGCCCCGCGAGCCGAGGGAGGCCACCCTGGCCGGTCTGGGGGACCTGGAGTTTCCCGTGTTCCCGGACGACCGGTTCCTGCGCTTCCGCCCCCCGGCCAAAGCCGCCGACGGCGAGACCATCGACGGTCGTCCGATCCATCCCAGCGGCACCTTCACGCCCAAGCCCGTCAAGGTCGAAACCGGCGAGAACGTGGCCTGGGACGCGGCCGCCGAGGCATACTACTCCCTGGTCTGGGGCATGGCCCACATCCGGGACAACGTGGTCTCCGTGACCCCCGTGGCCCACATCACCCACGACGAAGTCGAGGTCGTGGGCACCATCTACCACAAGGATTTCCGGGGCGAACGCATCACCGCCGAGCGCATCGAGAAGCAACTGCGGGACATGGGCGTGCTCATCCCCGTGGACCTGGAGGCGCTGGCCGCCAAGCTCAGGCAGGCGGCGGACATGAACATGCCCCTGCCCAACCAGGTCCTGGTCAAGGGCGCCCACCCGGTGCCGGGCCGCGACGGCTGGCTGGAATCCCTGGTGGCCACCCGCGAGGAGACCGGTACCGAGGACGCCGCGGGGCGCCTCGATTTCCGCGACCGGGGCGTCTATCCCATGGTCAATACCGGGCAGATCATCGGCAGGCTGCACCCGCCCACCGCGGGTGAGGGCGGCATCGACATCTACGGCAAGACCATCCCGGCCCACGCGGGCAGGGAGCTCAGGATACACCTGGGCGAAAACGTCCTGCCGCAGAACGACGGGGTGACGTACACCTCCAAGGCGCAGGGCGTGGCGGTCATGGAGCAGAACACCCTGTCCGTGACCCAGTGCCTGGTGGTCCAGGGCAACGTGGACCTCAACTCGGGCAACGTGAAGGTCGAACACGGCTCGGTCAAGGTCCTGGGGTCGGTCCAGGCCGGGTTCTCGGTCTCGGCCCCGAAGCACGTCCTGGTGGAGGGCTCCATAGAGAGCGCCGCCGTGTACGCGGGCGGCCTGGTGGAGGTCAAGGGCGGCATCCTCATGCCCGACGGCGGCGAGATCGTCTGCGACGGCCGGGTCATCGCCAACTACGCCGTGGGCGCGCGCATCCGGGCCAGGCACGACGTGCTCATCGCCAACGAAATCCAAAATTCGGTCATCCGCACGGACGGCAGGCTCATCGCCCTGTCCGGCAAGGGCACGGTCCAGGGCGGCGTGATCCTGGCCCGCAAGGGCATCGAGGTCAACGAGCTCGGCTCCGAGCTGGGCGTGGCCACGACCGTGGGCATCATCGTCGAGGAGGCCGAGGACGAAAAGCTGCGCGAGGAACGCAGCCGGGTGGTCCAGGCCATCAAGAAGATCGATGCCACGCTGGGCACCGAACCGCCCGAGGTCCTCCTGGCGCGCACCCCGGAGTCCAAGCGTCCGGCCCTGGCCGAGATCATCAAGCACCGCGAGGCCTTGGTCCAGCGGCGCGAGGCCCTCAGCGGCAAGATCCACCGGCTGCTGCTGCGCCACCAGGCGGAGATGCAGGGTGTGACCGTGAAGGTGAAGAAGTTCGTCCACCCCGGCACGATGATCACCTTCGGCAAGCACAGAAAAAAGGTCGAGAAACGGCTCGAAGCCTCGACCTTTTACTGGGATGAGGAAAAGCGCGACATCGTCTACCGCTAG
- a CDS encoding substrate-binding periplasmic protein — MYRLCTLLILFLLLGPGPAGAADVRVITENNPPLNFAGTGGPSGLATDLFLLMAGRAGLKVARKDIQVWPRARGYREIQEKSDVILYAMARTAAREKLFRWIGPIMPLHTSLFALKSRGIVIKDPVKGAWEYRYGTIRSSASEQELIRLGVPPHRLESVHDRTLNIRKLLLGHIDIMVANEPATFYSIRRMDLNPDDFEPVYRLMSSNLYYAASRDLDPALVLRLQSALDGLKADGTAARIIESYR, encoded by the coding sequence ATGTATCGGCTGTGCACGCTGCTCATCCTGTTCCTGTTGCTCGGTCCCGGTCCGGCCGGAGCCGCGGACGTGCGCGTCATCACCGAGAACAACCCGCCCCTGAACTTTGCCGGGACGGGCGGGCCCTCCGGCCTGGCCACCGACCTGTTCCTGCTCATGGCAGGCCGGGCCGGGCTCAAGGTGGCTCGCAAGGACATCCAGGTCTGGCCGAGGGCGCGCGGGTACCGGGAGATACAGGAGAAGAGCGACGTCATCCTCTATGCCATGGCCAGGACCGCCGCGCGCGAAAAGCTGTTCCGCTGGATCGGCCCGATCATGCCCCTGCACACCAGCCTCTTCGCCCTGAAATCCCGAGGCATCGTCATCAAGGACCCGGTCAAGGGGGCCTGGGAATATCGGTACGGGACCATCCGGTCCAGCGCCTCGGAACAGGAGCTCATCCGCCTGGGCGTGCCCCCGCACCGGCTGGAATCGGTCCACGACCGCACCCTGAACATCCGCAAACTCCTCCTGGGGCACATCGACATCATGGTGGCCAACGAACCGGCCACCTTCTACTCCATCCGCCGGATGGACCTGAACCCGGACGACTTCGAACCCGTCTACCGGCTGATGAGCTCCAACCTCTACTACGCCGCCAGCCGGGACCTGGACCCGGCCCTTGTGCTCCGTCTCCAGTCCGCCCTGGACGGACTCAAGGCCGACGGCACCGCCGCGCGGATCATCGAAAGCTACCGCTAG
- the cobA gene encoding uroporphyrinogen-III C-methyltransferase, with product MANVFLVGAGPGDPGMLTLRAKEIIESCDVMIYDYLANAEFLKWCKPDCEILYVGKKGGDHTLPQDQINGLIVEKAKSGKVICRLKGGDPYVFGRGGEEGEELVEAGIDFEVVPGITAGVAAAAYAGIPVTHRDHTTSVCFITGHEDPTKSESGHNWAVYGQSTSTLVFYMGVGNLPMIAKNLMDNGRAADTPVALVRWGTRCNQTSFVSDLEHVAEEAEARQWKAPSIIIVGGVCSLHDKLGWFEKKPMLGRGVIVTRAREQASGLVGVLREQGACVREFPTISVEPLDDYAEVETAILQLARYQWVVFTSVNGVKHFWQQLRAIGLDARIFGGMQIAAIGPATADELRARGIEPDFIPEKYVAEHVVKGLLERGIAGSDVLIPRAKVAREVLPRELKAAGCKVTVLPVYETRLGQASGDEIMEALGAGDIRYVTFTSSSTVENFFELVPADAFKNYPDVKIASIGPVTSDTVRKFGLTPAIEPEDYTIPGLVDALIQDATAAK from the coding sequence ATGGCAAACGTATTTCTCGTCGGAGCCGGGCCGGGCGATCCGGGCATGCTCACCCTGCGGGCCAAGGAGATCATCGAGTCGTGCGACGTGATGATCTACGACTATCTGGCCAACGCCGAATTTCTGAAGTGGTGCAAGCCGGACTGCGAAATCCTGTACGTGGGCAAGAAGGGCGGCGACCACACCCTGCCCCAGGACCAGATCAACGGCCTGATCGTCGAAAAGGCCAAGTCCGGCAAGGTCATCTGCCGCCTCAAGGGCGGCGACCCGTACGTGTTCGGGCGCGGCGGGGAGGAAGGCGAGGAACTCGTTGAGGCGGGCATCGACTTCGAGGTGGTGCCCGGCATCACCGCGGGCGTGGCCGCCGCCGCGTACGCGGGCATCCCGGTGACCCACCGCGACCACACCACCAGCGTCTGCTTCATCACCGGGCACGAGGACCCGACCAAATCCGAGTCCGGCCACAACTGGGCCGTGTACGGGCAGTCCACCTCCACCCTGGTCTTTTATATGGGCGTGGGCAATCTGCCCATGATCGCCAAAAATCTCATGGACAACGGCCGCGCCGCCGATACCCCGGTTGCCTTGGTGCGCTGGGGCACGCGCTGCAACCAGACCTCGTTTGTGTCCGACCTGGAGCACGTGGCCGAAGAGGCCGAGGCCCGGCAGTGGAAGGCCCCGTCCATCATCATCGTGGGCGGCGTGTGCAGCCTGCACGACAAGCTCGGCTGGTTCGAGAAGAAGCCCATGCTCGGCCGGGGCGTGATCGTCACCCGCGCTCGCGAGCAGGCCTCGGGCCTGGTGGGCGTCCTGCGCGAGCAGGGCGCGTGCGTGCGCGAGTTCCCGACCATCTCGGTGGAGCCGCTCGACGACTATGCCGAGGTCGAGACCGCCATCCTGCAACTGGCCCGGTACCAGTGGGTGGTGTTCACCTCGGTCAACGGCGTCAAGCATTTCTGGCAACAGCTTCGGGCCATCGGCCTGGACGCACGCATCTTCGGCGGCATGCAGATCGCGGCCATCGGCCCGGCCACGGCGGACGAACTGCGCGCCCGGGGCATCGAGCCGGACTTCATCCCCGAGAAATACGTGGCCGAGCACGTGGTCAAGGGACTGCTCGAACGCGGCATCGCCGGTTCGGACGTGCTCATCCCCCGCGCCAAGGTGGCCAGAGAGGTCCTGCCCCGCGAGCTCAAGGCGGCGGGCTGCAAGGTCACGGTCCTGCCGGTCTACGAGACCCGGCTGGGCCAGGCCTCGGGCGACGAGATCATGGAAGCGCTCGGCGCGGGCGACATCCGCTACGTGACCTTCACCTCGTCGAGCACGGTGGAGAACTTCTTCGAACTGGTCCCGGCGGACGCCTTCAAAAATTATCCGGACGTGAAGATCGCCTCCATCGGCCCGGTCACCTCGGATACGGTCCGCAAATTCGGCCTGACCCCGGCCATCGAGCCCGAGGACTACACCATCCCCGGCCTGGTGGACGCACTCATCCAGGACGCGACGGCCGCAAAATAG
- a CDS encoding 3'-5' exonuclease: MPTLDDVRFVAIDFETADPKRDSACALGIVVVDRGEIVARDYRLIRPPRARFNPFCVRVHGIHWSDVCDEPSFGDLWPELEGYFQGADFLVAHNAAFDKSVLHTCCRESGRIAPEQPFLCTVQLARKTWELASNKLPSVCEHLGIELNHHNAASDAEACALIAVNGLRLNPGFMSKVL, translated from the coding sequence ATGCCCACATTGGACGACGTGCGGTTTGTGGCGATTGATTTCGAGACGGCGGATCCCAAGCGGGATTCGGCGTGCGCTTTGGGCATTGTGGTGGTGGACCGGGGCGAGATCGTGGCCCGGGACTACCGCCTGATCCGTCCGCCCAGGGCCCGGTTCAATCCGTTTTGCGTGCGCGTGCACGGCATCCACTGGTCGGATGTGTGCGACGAGCCGAGTTTCGGCGACCTGTGGCCCGAACTGGAGGGCTACTTCCAGGGCGCGGATTTCTTGGTGGCGCACAACGCGGCCTTCGACAAGTCGGTGCTGCACACCTGCTGCCGGGAATCGGGCCGTATCGCGCCGGAACAGCCGTTCCTGTGCACCGTGCAGTTGGCCCGCAAGACGTGGGAGCTGGCCTCGAACAAATTGCCGAGCGTGTGCGAGCACCTGGGCATTGAATTGAACCACCACAACGCGGCCTCGGACGCCGAGGCGTGCGCGCTCATCGCGGTCAACGGGCTGCGGCTCAACCCCGGCTTCATGAGCAAGGTGCTGTGA
- the purN gene encoding phosphoribosylglycinamide formyltransferase, whose product MAMPIAVLVSGGGSNLQSIIDRIEAGMLDAEIKVVVSNREDSHGLIRARNHHIPTRVLLHTEFPSREAFDEEMVRAIRESGVNETGAVVMAGFMRIVTPVFLEPFRGRVVNIHPALLPSFPGVHGQADAADYGVKISGCTVHFVDEQMDHGPVIMQAAVPCQPGEGGDALGARILKLEHRIYPQALQWLAEGRLEQRGRFVHLKPASRNLAMQPTADVDVDTQALVWPPLEEGF is encoded by the coding sequence ATGGCAATGCCCATCGCCGTCCTCGTGTCCGGGGGCGGGTCCAACCTGCAATCCATCATCGACCGCATCGAAGCGGGCATGCTCGACGCCGAGATCAAGGTGGTCGTGTCCAACAGGGAAGACTCCCACGGTCTGATCCGGGCGCGCAACCACCACATTCCCACCCGCGTACTGCTGCACACGGAATTCCCGTCACGCGAGGCCTTCGACGAGGAGATGGTCCGGGCTATCCGCGAATCGGGCGTGAACGAGACGGGCGCGGTGGTCATGGCCGGGTTCATGCGCATCGTCACCCCGGTCTTCCTCGAACCGTTCCGGGGGCGCGTGGTCAACATTCACCCGGCCCTGCTGCCGAGCTTCCCCGGCGTGCACGGCCAGGCCGACGCCGCGGACTACGGGGTCAAGATCTCCGGCTGCACCGTGCATTTCGTGGATGAACAGATGGACCACGGCCCGGTCATCATGCAGGCCGCCGTGCCGTGCCAGCCGGGGGAGGGCGGCGACGCGCTCGGCGCGCGCATCCTCAAGCTGGAACACCGCATTTACCCCCAGGCCCTGCAATGGCTGGCCGAAGGACGCCTGGAGCAGCGCGGCCGGTTCGTGCACCTCAAACCGGCCAGCCGAAATCTGGCCATGCAACCCACGGCCGACGTGGACGTGGACACCCAGGCCCTGGTCTGGCCGCCGCTGGAAGAAGGTTTTTGA
- a CDS encoding valine--tRNA ligase translates to MARKELAKAYEPWDVEEKWETHWEQSETFTPDPDGPGDAYSIVIPPPNVTGVLHMGHALNLTLQDILCRFNRQQGKNVLWVPGTDHAGIATQNVVERQLKEEGLTRDDLGREKFIERVWEWKKEKGDHILSQIRRMGASVDWTRECFTFDEQRAKAVREVFVSLFEQGLIYKGDYIINWCNRCHTALADDEVEHEAKPGKLHHVKYPLADGSGHLIVATTRPETMLADSAIAVNPEDERFNKYIGKTAILPLVGRELPIIGDSYVDVEFGTGCLKVTPAHDMNDWEIGRRHNLEVISILDEQGIVNENAPEKYRGLSVTEARKVVLEDLEAEGLLGEIVDHDHSVGVCYRCKSTIEPHVSTQWFVSMKPLAEKARAAVPAETQIFPEHWTKTYYQWLDEIRDWCISRQIWWGHRIPAWTCEECGELIVAKEDPTKCTKCGSSRLVQDEDVLDTWFSSALWPFSTMGWPDDTKELAKYYPTSCLVTGFDILFFWVARMMMMGLQFMEEIPFRHVYIHALVRDEQGKKMSKSTGNVIDPLDMIGKYGADALRFTLTSFAAMGRDIKLSEQRIEGYKHFMNKVWNATRFAMMNLPDEIPDADVHAADDLANRWILHRLEEVKEAIARATEEYRFNEIAQTLYKFIWSEFCDWYLEMIKPALYGEDEQAKAATQRVLWTVLSETMILLHPVTPFITQEIWNVLPRPAGDERSEDIATLPFPEKRPDCLDDEAVAEMELFMGVVSGTRNIRTELLIEPAKKLDLLIRTVSDADKAVLEANLGLIQALARIDNVTIGPDVKAPKASGAAVVQGNELSVPLEGVVDFDAELARLDKNLGKLEKTMKGVAGKLKNPGFVNNAPAEVVEGEKKKLAEMEEEKTKLTQLKARLESVMG, encoded by the coding sequence ATGGCCCGGAAAGAGTTAGCCAAAGCCTACGAACCGTGGGATGTGGAAGAGAAGTGGGAGACCCACTGGGAACAGAGCGAGACCTTCACCCCGGACCCCGACGGTCCGGGCGACGCCTATTCCATCGTCATCCCGCCGCCCAACGTCACCGGCGTCCTGCACATGGGCCACGCCCTGAACCTGACGCTCCAGGACATCCTCTGCCGCTTCAACCGCCAGCAGGGCAAGAACGTCCTGTGGGTGCCGGGCACGGACCACGCGGGCATCGCCACCCAGAACGTGGTCGAACGGCAGTTGAAGGAAGAGGGGTTGACCCGCGACGACCTGGGGCGCGAAAAGTTCATCGAGCGCGTCTGGGAGTGGAAAAAGGAGAAGGGCGACCACATCCTCAGCCAGATCCGGCGCATGGGCGCTTCCGTGGACTGGACCCGCGAGTGTTTCACCTTTGACGAGCAGCGGGCCAAGGCCGTGCGCGAGGTCTTCGTCTCCCTGTTCGAGCAGGGACTGATCTACAAGGGCGACTACATCATCAACTGGTGCAACCGCTGCCACACCGCCCTGGCCGACGACGAGGTCGAACACGAGGCCAAGCCGGGCAAGCTGCACCACGTCAAATATCCCCTGGCCGACGGCTCCGGCCATCTGATCGTGGCCACCACCCGGCCCGAGACCATGCTGGCCGACTCGGCCATTGCCGTGAACCCGGAAGACGAGCGGTTCAACAAGTACATCGGCAAGACCGCCATCCTGCCCCTGGTCGGCCGCGAACTGCCGATCATCGGCGATTCCTACGTGGACGTGGAGTTCGGCACCGGCTGCCTCAAGGTCACCCCGGCCCACGACATGAACGACTGGGAGATCGGCCGCAGGCACAACCTGGAGGTCATCTCCATCCTGGACGAGCAGGGCATCGTCAACGAGAACGCGCCCGAGAAGTACCGGGGCCTGTCCGTGACCGAGGCGCGCAAGGTGGTCCTCGAAGACCTGGAAGCCGAAGGGCTGCTCGGCGAGATCGTGGACCACGACCACTCGGTGGGCGTCTGCTACCGCTGCAAATCGACCATTGAGCCCCACGTTTCGACCCAGTGGTTCGTGTCCATGAAGCCGCTGGCCGAAAAGGCCCGCGCCGCCGTGCCGGCCGAAACCCAGATCTTCCCGGAGCACTGGACCAAGACCTACTACCAGTGGCTGGACGAGATCCGCGACTGGTGCATCTCCCGCCAGATCTGGTGGGGCCACCGCATCCCGGCCTGGACCTGCGAGGAGTGCGGCGAGCTCATCGTGGCCAAGGAAGATCCGACCAAGTGCACCAAGTGCGGCTCCTCCAGGCTGGTCCAGGACGAGGACGTGCTGGACACCTGGTTCTCCTCGGCCCTGTGGCCGTTCTCGACCATGGGCTGGCCCGACGACACGAAAGAGCTGGCCAAGTACTACCCGACCTCCTGCCTGGTCACCGGCTTCGACATCCTGTTCTTCTGGGTGGCGCGCATGATGATGATGGGCCTCCAGTTCATGGAGGAGATTCCGTTCAGGCACGTCTACATCCACGCCCTGGTGCGCGACGAGCAGGGCAAAAAGATGTCCAAGTCCACGGGCAACGTCATCGACCCGCTGGACATGATCGGGAAGTACGGGGCCGACGCCCTGCGCTTCACCCTGACCAGCTTCGCGGCCATGGGCCGGGACATCAAGCTCTCGGAGCAGCGCATCGAGGGCTACAAGCATTTTATGAACAAGGTCTGGAACGCCACGCGGTTCGCCATGATGAACCTGCCCGACGAGATTCCGGACGCGGACGTGCACGCGGCCGACGACCTGGCCAACCGTTGGATTCTCCATCGGCTGGAGGAGGTCAAGGAAGCCATCGCCCGGGCCACCGAGGAGTACCGCTTCAACGAGATCGCCCAGACGCTCTACAAGTTCATCTGGTCCGAGTTCTGCGACTGGTACCTGGAGATGATCAAACCCGCGCTCTATGGTGAAGACGAGCAGGCCAAGGCCGCCACCCAGCGCGTGTTGTGGACCGTGCTGTCCGAGACCATGATCCTGCTCCACCCGGTGACCCCGTTCATCACCCAGGAGATCTGGAACGTCCTGCCGAGGCCCGCGGGCGATGAGCGCAGCGAGGATATCGCCACCCTGCCGTTCCCCGAGAAGCGGCCGGACTGCCTGGACGACGAGGCCGTGGCCGAGATGGAGCTGTTCATGGGCGTGGTCTCCGGCACTCGGAACATCCGCACCGAACTGCTCATCGAACCGGCCAAGAAGCTCGACCTGCTGATCCGGACCGTGAGCGACGCGGACAAGGCCGTGCTGGAGGCCAACCTCGGCTTGATCCAGGCCCTGGCCCGCATCGACAACGTGACCATCGGCCCGGACGTCAAGGCTCCCAAGGCCTCGGGCGCGGCCGTGGTCCAGGGCAACGAGCTGTCCGTGCCGCTGGAAGGCGTGGTCGACTTCGACGCCGAACTGGCCCGCCTGGACAAGAACCTGGGCAAGCTCGAAAAGACCATGAAGGGCGTGGCCGGCAAGCTCAAGAACCCCGGCTTCGTGAACAACGCCCCGGCCGAGGTGGTCGAGGGCGAGAAGAAGAAGCTCGCCGAAATGGAAGAGGAAAAGACCAAGCTGACCCAGCTCAAGGCGCGCCTTGAGTCGGTGATGGGGTAA